Within Myotis daubentonii chromosome 13, mMyoDau2.1, whole genome shotgun sequence, the genomic segment cacacctgtcagactggctatcatcagcaaatcaaaaatgacaagtgctggagaggaagcggagaaaagggaacacgcatgtactgctggggggaatgcagactggtgcagccactatggaagacaatatcgagtttcctcaaaaagttaaaaatggaactcccatttgaccctgtgatcccacttctaggaatatatcccaaaaaaccagagacaccaatcagaaaggatatatgcatccctatgttcatagcaggacaatttaccatagctaagatctgaaaacagcctaagtgcctatctgtagatgaatggattagaaaactgtggtacatctacatgatggaatactatgctgctgtaaagaagaaggaactcttaccatttgcaacagcatggatggacctggagagcattatgctaagtgatataagccagtcagtgaaagaaaaataccacatgatctcactcatttatggataataaagaccattataaacttatgaacaaaatagatacagaggcagagcagcattaaacagactgtcaaactacagcaggaaggctggggtgggttggtgggggggggtaagggatcaaccaaaggatttgtatgcatgcatataagcataaccaatggacacaagacacggggggggtaggggaggctggggaaaaaaaatatagtcaatagtattgtaataacgatggtgtcagatgggtactagacttaagGGATCATGTCATATGttatataagttatataaatatctaaccactatgctatacacctaaaattaatactcaatgtaaactgtaactgaaaaataaaattttaaataaattaaaaacaaaacaaagatcagctatctcctgcacgccccctactggggatcaagcctgcaacccgggcatatgccctgacacggaattgaaccagtgacttcttggtgcattgGACCGAAGCTCAACCAAGTCATACCAGTCATGATAATTTACATTTGGCTACAGtgttaattattttttgaagGCATTTTACTGCCCTATTGATGTATTTTGCATATTCGTTTTATAGAAGGCTAAGTCcgtctgaaaatatatttcttgtagAAATATTCTCACTTTTTAGAGAGTCATTTATCTCAAAACTTTAAATGGTACTTAGACGTCCTAGAGGTGCAAATTTACCTTAGAGATTTAAATAGCTCACAGGGATTGGTTTGCATGCTCAAAGAAGCTAGTTTAAAACTATAGAAATGAAGACAAAACTGataaattgcctttttaaaaagttaatgtaCCTCAACAGAGATAGAACATACGGTTTATGTTCTTTGGGCTGGGACTATTTTCTTACCAGTTGGTTTTACTTTTCAGGACCCCCCTGGGTCGTGCAAGAGCATGGCTTCGTTTAGCCCTCATGCAGAAAAAAATGGCTGATTATCTTCGTTGCTTAATTATTCAGAGGGATCTCTTGAGGTTAGTACCATTAAgtcatgttcattttcattttttatttcattgatatcCTGTCTCCCAAAAAGCATTAAAGATGTGAAAAAGGACTTGTAAAATACAACAAGATGGCATAAACACAGGGAGGAGTGAAACGAGTGAGAAAACCATGGTGGAGATGTAACAGTGATTAGGAACTAgcttaaaaaatgataaatttatatttctaagttTCCTTTTTTGAAGcctaatatacatattttttctaaattacagataattttatgaataaaaatatatagtgaaaTTTGGGGCTTTAATTCAAGGGATCTCTTTTTAGAACTTGAATATCCAACTACTGTTTTGACTGGATTGTGGGCTTTCTTTAAACTATCAGTTTAAATTGAAAGCCAAGTGCCTACGACAGACTTTCAAAGTAAGGTAATCAGTTCTTAAAGGAAGTGGGGCCCATGGTAGCCCCTCAATTCACCCTTGTTCTTTTAGAGTGCTTGTCTGATGTTTGGGAGAATTTTGTCATTTTTGGTTTTACTTGTGACTCCAGTTCATCTTCGTTTTCCCACTTTGTAAATGAGAATGACTATACTTTAAGCACCTGCAATTTCTCAATAATTTCTGAAGTGATTAAATACTATACATgggactttaaaatttttttaaaaaaatttattttagaagaagggagagagagggagggagggggggagagagagagagagagagagagagagagagagagagagagagagagagagagaggagagaggagagagggagaagagagagaagagagagaaacattgattggttgcctttcccaagtgtcctgaccagggatcaaacctgcaaccaggtattgAACCTGCTACTTTTTGGTACAGTgcatggatgatgctccaaccaagtaaGCTACACTAGCCAAGGCTACATTGGACTTCTTGAGGAAGGCATGAGTCAGTGATAACTAATTCTTTGAATATaaattgtcaaatattagttttataaaaaaaatatatttttattgatttcagagaggaagggagagagaaatagaaacatcaatgatgagagagaatcatgcatgccactcaccagggatcgagcctgcaacccaggcatgtgcccttgaccagaattgaacccagggacccttcagtctgcaggtcaacactcttattcactgagccaaactagctagggctcaagtattagaatgttttttaaaaatatgtttgtttatttatttatttatttatttatttttaattgatttcagagaggaagggatagggagaaagagaaacatcagtgatgagagagactcattggctgcctcctgcacaccccctattggggatcaagcccacaacccaggcatgtgtccttgaccagaatccaacctgggactctttagtccgcaggctgacgctctgtccactgatcAAAATTGGCTAGGGCTCAAGTATTAGTTTTTAAactgtctggtttctttcacagATCtcttatttgaacatttttttttaagaatataaatatcCATAGGTATCTTTTATTGGTTATTTATTAAGAACATTTGCAATACACATTTCAAATGCACTGACTTGAACATGGGTTTTGAAATGTTTCATATATTCATTTCCTTATCTTAGTCTTTCTCCCAAGGGTCTTAAATCTAGAATTGAAAATTCAACTCTAATAAAAAGTGTTGTAATCATATCAGTAACAGTCTTTTGAGAGTTGCAAACGTTCTAGGCCTCAATGatgcctctttttcttttgatctctctctgattttcttctctctcactcagaatttctttttcaattttatatccttCAGTCTGTCTTTTATGTTTTCTGCatagaatttaaatttcaaaaattttaaattattcacaTATAGAAAGGCTAATTTGAAGATACCTAATATTTTTGGTTCCATGTTTGTAATTAGGTtgctgagattttaaaatttagtttttgaaataaatttgtgATTTacggtttttattattttaattttcacagtGAATTCTATGAATATCATGCACTAATGATGGAAGAAGAAGGAGCAGTAATTGTTGGGCTACTGGTTGGCCTGAATGTGATAGATGCTAATTTGTGTGTAAAGGGAGAGGATTTAGACTCACAAGTAAGTAGAAGTGACTAGTACCCAATGCAGAGTGTTTGCAGTTTGCACTGTTCTGCTTTGATACAGGTCTTACTCTATAAGTTGTAAACAGTGCTGTTAAACAGTAAAGGAAAATTAAGAATGAAATTTATTTGTATGTTAAAGGTACATCTGATATTTCTCCCCTTTAAATAGAAATacctttatttataaattcaggTTGGAGTGATTGATTTTTCCATGTATTTAAAGAATGAAGATGATATTGGAAATAAAGAAAGGTATGATTTCCATAAGTTACttcacatgtatttttttatgtaGCTCTTCATAATCAGTATGAGGTCCATCTATTTAGCAtgtggtttttatttcctttatttgtgTGTATTTCCTGCTTTGTTTAGTTTTCACTCCATTTGTAAGCTTTTCAAAGCAAAAACCACTTGGAAGGAGGCTTTAGTATGATGTGTAACTTCTGGTTTACATGTTAATAGGTAATAGACCCATTTTAATAGCTGTGTTTTGTGATAAAAGGGATGAAAGCTTATTCACAAGCTTACATATGCTGGTTTATTTCAAGAGCtaattgtgtttgtttgtttatttaaattgtgtttaaatttaaaatatacttgaaCTACTGAAAAGAGAAGATAATTATGTAATATAATAGAGGTGCTAATTATTGCTATGGCAgtcataatatataaatgtatcgaAGTAACATGTTGTATGCCTTAAATTTACAGTGTTATATGtcagtatattttaataaaaaataaatcataatgatgcaaaattttaaaaaaatacactaatGATATTGTTAAATCTAGTATTAACaagtaatttatttaacaaagatTATAGTTATTTAGTACAAAGCTTACTACTACATGATTATGAAGATTCTTGAATTTTACTTTAAAGgcaaaataatgttttaccattATGACTTTACAATTTTAGATGATATAGATATTATTTTTGGCACCCAATGAATACCTTTCCAATTAGCACAAAACTACTTTTCTCCCCTCTAGGAATGTTCAAATAGCTGCCATATTAGACCAGAAGAATTATGTTGAAGAATTAAATAGACAACTGAAGTAAGTATTATGGATACTTGGAATACTTAGTACATTTATGACTATTGTATTAGGGTCCCCCTCTTTTCAGGCCAGCTTAACTCTATTCCCTCTACACATCTTTGAGAAGGGGTTGAGGAGACATAGCATATCTAAATTAAGTATATAGAGAATTATTGGAGAGAATTCATTTTCAGTAGAAAATAAGTCAGACTTTAATCTTCAGAGGATTCAAAAAATAGAATTTCTTACTTATCCCTATACCCTTAAAATAAaggctagccctggctggtttcactcagtggatagagcctgtggactgaagggccccaggttcccttctagtcaaggacacatgcccaggttgtgggctggatccccagtagggggcatgcaggaggcagccaatcagtgattctctctcatcattgatgtttccatctctccctctcccttcctctctgaaatcaataaaaatatatttaaaataagtaagtaaaggCTAGATAGGGTGGAAGTTTATATCATTTTGATGGTTCAAAAATTCATTGAAACTGTTAGCTAATACTCAATCTGGGAAGAATGTCTGAGATCTGTTTGTAtgtctaatcctatataataaaaccctaatatgcaaattgactggtgGACCGACctgcggaatgactggttgctatgatgtgcactgaccactagggggaagacgctctgactggtaggttagcttgctgctggggtctagccaattgggactgagcgagatgggctggacacaccctggagccctcctgccatccctccctggctggccaacctctcacgtctctccccagccctgattgtgcactgatggggtccctcggcctggcctgcaccctcttgcaatctgggaccccttgggggatgtcagagagccagtttcggcctgcaggccaggccaagggaccccactggtgcacaaatttgtgcactgggcctctagtttaatataaatagaaaaacatttttcttgtttcacATCTAAACTAAAATACCAATAGCTGTTTCTGAGGCTGGTATAAAATTTTTTGAATCTATTCTAGATTTTTACTATAATGTATAcagcatattacattttattagaGAAAGTTTGAAATGGTAAAATCAAGCAGGACTTGAAAATTAGATTCAGTAAAAGGTATAATAATGCCCAGTCTTGAtggatttaaacaaaaatataaaaaacaagttTTTTCATGTAGTGGAACTTGATTTTTGACTATATCCTTGAAAGATAGGTGTTTGCTTAGCTTCAGGCTGATTGGGTACCTGATATTACGTATCTCATTTGCATTTCTCAAAAATGAGTGATTTTGGGGGTCTTTAAGTTATTATGAAAGTGGAGAGAGGAAGTAGAATGGGGCTTCTGTTGATGAATACTGTTTATAAGCATCATTAAagtttatcctttaaaaaataattttaaatttagttttaataatagttacctttttttaaaaaacacacacacattttattgattttttacagagaggaaggcagagagatagagagttagaaacatcgatgagagagaaacatcgatcagctgcctcctgcacgccccctactggtgatgtgcccacaaccaaggtacatgcccttgaccagaatcgaacctgggacctcttggtccgcaggccgacgctctatccactgaaccaaaccggttagggcaataatagTTATCTTTATGTGGAATTTCCATTCCTAAATAGTATAAGTAACATGTAAAAGGGACCCTAAGAAGACAAAAAATGAGCAGCATCAATtgaaattttaatagaaatatattgaTTCTTTTGCTACAATTTTTGTTGTTCTAGTTAAATCAAGTTATTCTGACTTACTGAAATTTCCCACACTAAAAAATTCAGACAGGGCAGTTGGTGAATGTCATTCAACATAGAATCCAGGATCGCGTACTTTTTCTTGCTTTTGTGAGTTTGAATGagttttttcttcattaatttcaGCAGCACAGTCAGCAGTCTCCATTCAAGAGTTGATTCATTGGAAAAGTCAAATACTAAGCTGATTGAAGAGGTATTGTCATCACAGTGCTAGTATTTGTGATCCTTTTTCATTTTCAGTATGAATGTATTAATaagcacacacacattttcattgTGATTGAGACGTTTGAGAGAAACCACATATCTCAGGTGAATCTGAATTGTTTCGAGATACTCAGCTTCTAGAAGTGAGCTTCAGAGATGAAACTCATACATACTCTTCTGTAAAGAAGCTGTGCTGCTCATTTTAAAATCTGGATGACCTGAATTTAGATGGTgcatattttttatgtattaaaaacatttcattgtttttctaattagAAAGTAGTTTTGGTACATATAGAATACTTCACCTATAGTTAAATTTCCTACTAAAATGATATTCTCCCTCTTGTTCCACTAGTCAGATTACTTTTCTTTTCAAGCATGATCATATTCACCATTTCTCCAccctctcatctgtaaaattcaTCCCACATGCTCCAGTTTCTGCATTTTCAAAGTGGCTATCTGGTAGTCCAAGAACCAGAAATTTATCTTAGCtctttttttaatactatttttatataactttaaaaaatatctatcaaACCACAGATGTATTGctttatattttcagaattatttcaGGTAGAGGAAGAAGTCTGTTATTTTATTAGtgctattttccatatgaattgaaattattttttttaaaacttgcccAATTTTTTTCAAACCAGGGAACACATGGTTGTTTGCACGTCTGCAGTTAAGAATGTATCTTTGTTTTGATAGTTTGGGATTATTAGAAAGAGCTGCTCACTGGTTTGTGCCTCTTCTTGGCCTTAGACACACTGTGAAGTTCAAGTTGTATCCTTGATAAATTATTCAGAAATTTACTTGTGAGCCAACATTGTGGAGTGGccccttcttccttttccttggattcttctttttattctgggcctcAGAGCCAAGCCACTTAGTTATTCATGTTTAATTCTGATGATGAGAGCTGACTCATATTGGCCCTGGTCACTCAGTGTGCCATGTTTCACAGGGTATCCTATTTGGTTATCATGAATGTCATTTTCAATGATAGTGAAACTTTTTTTCCTTATAGAGATTTCTGTCTTTACACAAGTCTTTACAAAGTTTAGTTGTTTAACACATAATTCTTTATATGCTTGCTTAGGCACTTTTTATTCAGGGCATATTGTAAACAGGGATAAGCATAGTATATTTCGATTGACATAATATATTGACTAACAAAAGGAAATAGTAGAAATTAGTAAATTTCTTTCATTGGTATCTTGGGATAATAGGGGCATATTTTTCTTATGAAAGTTTTTGTAGCTGTGAGATTTTCACTAGCtttaggattttattttctattattgatAGCTGTGAACATAACCTGTAAAGCAAGtataaataaagctgtttaaatttttttcttgcctatttcataatttttagttAGCAATAGCAAAGAATAATATCATTAAGCTTCAAGAAGAAAATCATCAATTACGAAGTGAGAATAAGTTGATTTTAATGAAAACACAGCAGCACTTAGAGGTAAGTATAGACAGATTGCAAACACTGTCTTGTGTCAGAAATTGTTACTTTTTGGGACTTTGGAATAGACTGTGTATTTTTGTGCTGTATTAACAATAGTGGTTATTAGAATAAAAAGTTTTCTTCCGAGGTTACCAAAGTGGATGTGGAAACTGAGCTTCAAACATACAAGCATTCTCGGCAGGGGCTAGATGAAATGTACAATGAAGCCAGAAAGCAGCTTCGAGATGAATCTCAGCTACGACAGGTAGGATACATTAAAGTTATATGAGTATATTAAtaacagttattattattatttttttaaatatatattttattgattttttacagagaggaagggagagggatagagagttagaaacatcgatcagctgcctcctgcacacgtcctactggggatatgcccgcaacccaggtacatgcccttgatcggaatcgaacctgggacccttgagtccgcaggctgacgctctatccactgagccaaaccggtcagggcaataacagttattattattactgatatTATTTACTCTTAAGCAAGCACTACTTAAAATCTTTCAGCCTTATTTTCCTCAGTGGGATAGCAATCAATCTCATTCCCTTAATCCCCTCAAATTCTTTAAGTTTCCATtttatctgtgttttttaaacagTGTTTTTAAACTGTTACAGTCTGTGTTTGTGAAATAGATTGTGACCAGCattacaaaaaaaggaaacagaataaaATGACGTATTCAAATTTtagtaaaatcatatttaaaattaacttatttttacctttataaATTATGAAATACAATACCTGTATAACTACCTCCCAGGTCAAGAAGAGAGTATTGTCAGCTTTTTCATCCCTTTTGCTATTTGTCTTTAATGTTAGGAAACATCTTTTCCTTTTGGTGTAAAATTGAGAAAAAATTTTGAGTTATCTTGGCTTTGACTTATATGGACTGCTTCATTTTTCTGTCTAAGGAAAGTCAATACTGAGATTATGTGGCAAAAAATATTCGTGAGCCGGTAGAATAGTAATAATTGACAGAGTGTAGAAAGTTCTTTTCATTttagcaaaatatttattgattatatagagagagaagggcagagagagacagacaaagaaaaacatcaatttgttccactttatctatgcattcatgggttgcttcctgtatgtgccctgaccagcaatcgaatctgcaaccttggtgtattaggatgatgctctaaccaactgagctaccaagcCAGGGctgcatttgaaaatatttagaatattgtTTTAAGGCCTGATTTATTCCCTTTAGTGGGGCTTATAACTCAAAAGGAGTAGTCTACATATtgaaactttttttgttgttaatcctcactcgaggatattttttaattgagtctttggagagagtggaatggagggggagagacagagagaaaacatcaatgtgagagagacacattgactgcttgcctcccgcatgtgctcCAACCGGGGCCaagggtcaagcctgcaaccaagaaacgtgcccttgaccagaatcgaaccaagacccttcagtccctgggtctgttcactgaactggctagggctagaacttgtattttttaatcctcacccaaggatatgttttttttattgattttagagagaggaaaggagagacacagagagagaaacatcgatgtggaaGAGAAGgttggattggttgcctcccatatgcaccccgactgaggattgaaccctaAACCTTTTTGGTGccgggaggacactccaaccaattgatcccctggccagggctgaatagTAGCTCTTTCTTGGTCTCATTAACTGTTGTGTATCTGACTTTTGACATCTTGAAGTGGCATCTGAATTGAGGATATATTGCAATTACAGGATGTGGAGAATGAGTTAGCTGTACAAGTTAGTATGAAGCATGAGATTGAACTTGCCATGAAATTGTTGGAGAAAGATATCCATGAGAAACAAGATACTTTGATAGGCCTTAGACAACAACTAGAGGAAGTTAAAGCAATTAACATAGAGATGTACCAAAAGTTGCAGGTAAGGAATGTTCTTAAATTCTTGGAATTTGTTATATAAATTGAAAATGAATATTTGTATACAAGGTTTGATTTAAAGCAATgaggtttcttttatttctaaatggaaGCTTAAGAAATGTAGCAATGAAAAAAGTACTGaagaactaaaaaacaaaatcacctatctgaatttgttttttaatgctgAAAGGTTAACAGCATGAAGGTTAAATCTTTTGGGAAAACTCAATCTAAATATGCAAGACATTtttgtgaactttttttttttatatatttttatggatttcagagaggaagggagagggagggagagagataggagcatcagtgatgacagagaatcacactggagattgagcccataaccctgtcatgtgcctggactgggaatcaaaccccctgacctcctggttcataagtcaacgctcaaccactgggccacacaggcTGAGCTTTGTGAACTTATTTATACAGTACAGTCCTGAGAAAGATTTGATTGAAATGCTTTACTATGATTGTGAATTCTCTAATAAAGTGACATTTTTGTTAAGTAGACTAGTTGCCAAAATCCCTTtacaatttaatttgaaaaatagtgTATGTTACAAGGGCTCATCCTGTTGTCTTCCAAAAACATTGAAggctgtttccttttcctttactatattttaaatgaagactGATAGTACTACTGCTTAATATCATAGGAGtattttaatctataaattaACTCTGCTCATTTCAAGGTAAGAATCCCATAGCAGAATGGTATACAAAACTTACAAATATTCAGGGTTAAAAATCAAAACCACTATAGcttttatgtttttctaaataGGGTTCAGAAGATAGtttgcaagaaaaaaatgaaataattgccCGACTAGAagaaaaaaccaataaaattacTGTAGCCATGAGGCAGCTGGAACAAAGGTACAGCATTTCCAGtcttagtttcttttttcctttccttctccccctaTTCTTTATTCAACTCTGACAtctgccacaaaaaaaaaaaaaaaaaggaaaatttagattaggacatgtttttcttttagccCAGCagaattttcccttttttgttttggttgttgCATGGAATCAAGTTGTTTTATATGAAGCTGATTCTTTGGAACTTgccattttatatgtatatattttaaaggccTCCTAATATCAGCGATTTCATGTGGTTCAATCTATTACATTAcataaaacaaatacacaaacagaAACCTCGAAAAAATGTAAAGTGAATAAAATTCATGGTGAAATTGTTCCTGATTGGTTTCCATGCATATTGGTTGTCATTTCCTTTGTCATTCACCATCTCTCTATCTGAAATCAGGCTTTCTGAGTTGACAGTTTAGTTGTTTTCTTTGAGGTAGGCTCCTTAACCCAAGAGATAATTTTGTTTAAACTTAATTGTTTTATATTggcatttttcacttttattgttGGAAAATGTAATGTATTTCCATTGACCTGTCATGTTGGTGTCAACATATGTCTTATCATTGCTTTCTTTGAATCTACTTATGAAAAACATAACTATTAATGCTTTATTGacatgaatattcttttattgacatcctctttcttcttttttctttttttgttttctttatcccCATTTTTACATTTTGGACATCTTTATTACCTTTTTCTGTCTTTGATTTCTGTCCATTCCATTATGAAGTGACAATGATTTGTTAACTCAAACTAGGACAATTGCAATGTCATTGGTGAAATGTGCCAGCAGTGACACTCAGGACCAGTACAAGCTGGTCAAAGATATATCTTTCTAAAAACCACTGCATTTAAATAGCCTAAAAGAGAATCAACAATTTTAcaatatattaaatagaaaagaatTTATGCTATTAAGTCTTCTAAAAGGGTGTTAGGGACCCTCTCCACTTCTTGATCAGCTGCTGTGTTAATACACTGCCATAAAGCAGAGTGGCTGCACTTGGATTTCCAAAACATATCCTTAGACCCTGTGCACAAGGGCTGATTTTGAGTATTGACCTTTGGAGGTCAGGATTTTCAAGTGCAGTTTTATCTTTTTTGCTACTTTTtggtggaaaaatataaaaatttagtttaaaaataagttaatctTTAGTTTCACAATGTGTTGGCACAGATTCACACCCTCCTACCCCCACTATTGGTCCCTTCCTTGCTTGATGGCTcttttactaattttaaaatatgtttaaaatagtttataacCCAGATTGGCCATCATCTTGTGCTTTAGCTcctcaagttttttttaaaaatatattttattgattttctacaggggggaagggagagggatagagagttagaaacatcgatgagagagaaacatcgatcagccgcctcctgcacactccccaccaggatgtgcctgcaaccaaggcacatgcccttggccggaatcgaacccgggacccttcagtccgcaggccgacgctctatccactgagccaaaccggtcagggcagctcCTCAAGTTTTTAGTTCCCCTGAGCACTCTTCTGTGATAGCACAGCTTCATGGCCTACCTCACGCTGACTTTTCTTTTAGTTTCTATAACATTATGAAAACACTTGTGTCCCCTACCTCCCACcttagtattttaaatttagagATAACTGGAATGTTACTCTCTTTTCCTTAGAAGTAGCATTCATACTTCTGAAATATGTGAGGTTTCCCCATTGGTATGgttttaaggaagaaaagaagaggcaATATTTTTGGTTAGTTGAATAGAAATTTCTCTTAGGATTCTCTAAAAGGAATTAATGTCTATTGAATATTTGGTAGATGTTCTCTTATAAATATATTGAAGTTACATATAAGAAATCCTAGATGGCTGTAGGAGTCAGGGAGTGGAGCTAAGCACAGGGAGAAGCAATGCCttac encodes:
- the RUFY2 gene encoding RUN and FYVE domain-containing protein 2 isoform X7, with the translated sequence MATKDPTAVERANLLNMAKLSIKGLIESALSFGRTLDSDYPPLQQFFVVMEHCLKHGLKVRKSFLSYNKTIWGPLELVEKLYPEAEEIGASVRDLPGLKTPLGRARAWLRLALMQKKMADYLRCLIIQRDLLSEFYEYHALMMEEEGAVIVGLLVGLNVIDANLCVKGEDLDSQVGVIDFSMYLKNEDDIGNKERNVQIAAILDQKNYVEELNRQLNSTVSSLHSRVDSLEKSNTKLIEELAIAKNNIIKLQEENHQLRSENKLILMKTQQHLEVTKVDVETELQTYKHSRQGLDEMYNEARKQLRDESQLRQDVENELAVQVSMKHEIELAMKLLEKDIHEKQDTLIGLRQQLEEVKAINIEMYQKLQGSEDSLQEKNEIIARLEEKTNKITVAMRQLEQSDNDLLTQTRTIAMSLVKCASSDTQDQYKLVKDISF
- the RUFY2 gene encoding RUN and FYVE domain-containing protein 2 isoform X8; the protein is MATKDPTAVERANLLNMAKLSIKGLIESALSFGRTLDSDYPPLQQFFVVMEHCLKHGLKVRKSFLSYNKTIWGPLELVEKLYPEAEEIGASVRDLPGLKTPLGRARAWLRLALMQKKMADYLRCLIIQRDLLSEFYEYHALMMEEEGAVIVGLLVGLNVIDANLCVKGEDLDSQVGVIDFSMYLKNEDDIGNKERNVQIAAILDQKNYVEELNRQLNSTVSSLHSRVDSLEKSNTKLIEELAIAKNNIIKLQEENHQLRSENKLILMKTQQHLEVTKVDVETELQTYKHSRQGLDEMYNEARKQLRDESQLRQDVENELAVQVSMKHEIELAMKLLEKDIHEKQDTLIGLRQQLEEVKAINIEMYQKLQGSEDSLQEKNEIIARLEEKTNKITVAMRQLEQSSSLSFTQS
- the RUFY2 gene encoding RUN and FYVE domain-containing protein 2 isoform X9 codes for the protein MATKDPTAVERANLLNMAKLSIKGLIESALSFGRTLDSDYPPLQQFFVVMEHCLKHGLKVRKSFLSYNKTIWGPLELVEKLYPEAEEIGASVRDLPGLNEFYEYHALMMEEEGAVIVGLLVGLNVIDANLCVKGEDLDSQVGVIDFSMYLKNEDDIGNKERNVQIAAILDQKNYVEELNRQLNSTVSSLHSRVDSLEKSNTKLIEELAIAKNNIIKLQEENHQLRSENKLILMKTQQHLEVTKVDVETELQTYKHSRQGLDEMYNEARKQLRDESQLRQDVENELAVQVSMKHEIELAMKLLEKDIHEKQDTLIGLRQQLEEVKAINIEMYQKLQGSEDSLQEKNEIIARLEEKTNKITVAMRQLEQSDNDLLTQTRTIAMSLVKCASSDTQDQYKLVKDISF
- the RUFY2 gene encoding RUN and FYVE domain-containing protein 2 isoform X6; the protein is MQKKMADYLRCLIIQRDLLSEFYEYHALMMEEEGAVIVGLLVGLNVIDANLCVKGEDLDSQVGVIDFSMYLKNEDDIGNKERNVQIAAILDQKNYVEELNRQLNSTVSSLHSRVDSLEKSNTKLIEELAIAKNNIIKLQEENHQLRSENKLILMKTQQHLEVTKVDVETELQTYKHSRQGLDEMYNEARKQLRDESQLRQDVENELAVQVSMKHEIELAMKLLEKDIHEKQDTLIGLRQQLEEVKAINIEMYQKLQGSEDSLQEKNEIIARLEEKTNKITVAMRQLEQRLQQAEKAQLEAEDEDKKYLQECQSKSDSLLKQISQKEKQLAQLETDLKIEKEWRQTLQEDLQKEKDALSHLRNETQQIISLKKEFLNLQDENQQLKKIYHEKEQALQELGNKLSESKLKIEDIKEANKALQGLVWLKDKEATHCKLCEKEFSLSKRKHHCRNCGEIFCNACSDNELPLPSSPKPVRVCDSCHALLIQRCSSNLP
- the RUFY2 gene encoding RUN and FYVE domain-containing protein 2 isoform X2, which codes for MATKDPTAVERANLLNMAKLSIKGLIESALSFGRTLDSDYPPLQQFFVVMEHCLKHGLKVRKSFLSYNKTIWGPLELVEKLYPEAEEIGASVRDLPGLKTPLGRARAWLRLALMQKKMADYLRCLIIQRDLLSEFYEYHALMMEEEGAVIVGLLVGLNVIDANLCVKGEDLDSQVGVIDFSMYLKNEDDIGNKERNVQIAAILDQKNYVEELNRQLNSTVSSLHSRVDSLEKSNTKLIEELAIAKNNIIKLQEENHQLRSENKLILMKTQQHLEVTKVDVETELQTYKHSRQGLDEMYNEARKQLRDESQLRQDVENELAVQVSMKHEIELAMKLLEKDIHEKQDTLIGLRQQLEEVKAINIEMYQKLQGSEDSLQEKNEIIARLEEKTNKITVAMRQLEQRLQQAEKAQLEAEDEDKKYLQECQSKSDSLLKQISQKEKQLAQLETDLKIEKEWRQTLQEDLQKEKDALSHLRNETQQIISLKKEFLNLQDENQQLKKIYHEKEQALQELGNKLSESKLKIEDIKEANKALQGLVWLKDKEATHCKLCEKEFSLSKRKHHCRNCGEIFCNACSDNELPLPSSPKPVRVCDSCHALLIQRCSSNLP